TCCCATCAGGCAGTACAAAAGCTCTGTTGGTCAAAGCGACGTTGTCGACCACAGCTCCTTTGAGCGGAGATGACGACGATTTCGCCTTGACGATCCAGGAGTCTGGCGATGTTGACGCCGAAGATGGCAATGGCACGGCGGTCAATGTCGTTCTGCAAAACGGCAACCAGGAACCGGATGTCTGGCAAACCGCAACCGGTGGCGGCATCCTGGACCTGACCGAAGCAACAAGCACACCCGTCTCATCCTTGCTCGTGGCCGGCACCTCGAACAACCTGGTTTCCGTGGTCGAATTCGCTTCGACCGGCGAAGCCTTCATCGTCGAGAGAATGCAGGTCTACGATGCCGACGGCAATGGCTATGATGAGATCGGTGCCGTCAGAGTAAGCTATACGAACAGCCTCGGCGAGACCGAAGCCAAGGCCGCGATCCCGGACATGAACGGGATTGCAATTTTCAACAACTTGGACATCTATGTCCCGAAAGATGCGGCCGCGGATGTCCGGATCTTTACGGATCTGAACACGGTCGCGGGTAGCGCGGACAATGGCGATTCAATCAGACTCACGGTGGCCGAATCCGCGAACTTCAGAGCGGTCGGACGAGAGTCGGGGGTCGTCGTCATCGACACGGCGGCTGCAGCTGACCCTGAGGTCAACAGCCACTACGTGTTCGAGTCCGTACCGAGTGTTGCCTTCGCGGTGGACACTCCGTCCGGAAATCTGATCCCGAGCGCCAACACTTTGTTGGCTAAATTAGCGGTCACCGCTGACGGCGCGAAGGACATCACGTTCGACGCGGCTACCGGCGATATTACTTTCAAGATCAGCTCTTCTTGCGCCGGCACGGCGACAGGAGATGTTTACTTGAAAGACGCAGATGGAACCACTTTGGCTACACCCACCGCTATCGCTCCGTGTTCCGCCACCAGCGTTAAGTTCCTTTTCGAAGATGTTACCACCGACTGGAGAGTTCCGGCCGGCGAGACCAAGTACTTGTATGTTTGGGGTGATACGTCAATGATGACGTCTCAGGGCGATTCCATCCAGCTCTGGTTGGATGACGCTTCAAATGCAAACTTCACTTGGAGCATCAACGGAATCGGCACTTACCAACATGCTGACATCCTCTTTAGAGGCGATAAGTATGGCGGTCTGTTGCTCAAGCCATAGAGCGCCCTTTTCCGCCCAACCGTCCATGACGGTTGAGGCAAGGAGACACGAAAAAACGCCTTCCGGATCACTCTGGAAGGCGTTTCTAATTTTAAAATCACCATTGACATATTCCTCAAACTGTGCAAAAATATGAATTCCGCGGATAATTGCCATTCAAGCCTTGTTTATTTGCTAAAATAAGCGGGGCTTGGGTAGTAATTCGTGTTCAACGGCTTTCCAATAGGAGGGAAAAAGCCATGAAACACTTCGGTTGCTTGTTCGCGTGCGTACTGGTTCTGGGCTGCGGCGACAACGGCAGCAAGCCACAACTGGGCGATGCCCAGGACGTCGCCGTGTTCGATTTCTCGGGCAACGACCTCCAAGAGACGTTCATGCCCGACACGTCCGGCGACGTCAGCGCCGCCGAAGTCACGAGCGACGCGACCATCGAGGACGCCGGCGAGGACTCGGCCATCGAGGCCGGTTCCGACCTGCCGACGCAAGACATGATCGAAGACGCGCCGGTCGAGCTGTGCGGCAATGGAGCGCTCGATCCGGGCGAGCAGTGCGACGGCGTCCCCGCGGACGACGTCAACTGTCAGACGCTCGGCTTCTACGCCGGGCACCTGTCCTGCGCGGACTGTTCGTTCGACACCAGCCAGTGCTCGAACGAAGTGCCCCCGACCTGCGGGGACGGCAACGTGGACGCGGGAGAGGACTGCGATGGCGACAACCTCGCGGGATCCTACTGCACCTCGCTCGGATGGGAATTCACGGGCGGTTCGCTCGCCTGCCTCGACTGCGCCTTCGACGCCAGCGGCTGCACTCCCCAGTGCGGCAACGGCGTCTGCGAGCCGGAAGAGTCCTACGACTCATGTCCGGACGACTGTCCGCAACCATGCCTGGAGGCGCTCGTCATGGCCTTCGCGGCCGACGGTCCGCAGAACCTGGTCATGAACGTGAATGCGCACGTGGCCAGAATCAGCTTGTCCGCCATCGGCGAGAACGCGGTCGTGGACACGTTGACGTTCCGCGTCGCGGTCCAGATCGCCACGCCGGACAGCGACGTGGAGACCTGGCGTCTCAAGACGGAGACCACGCTCGTGATCGCCGACTACCTGGCCGATCTCTCGGGCGATGAGAACGGCTTAGTGATCTTCAACATCAACAACCCGCTGACAATCACTCCCGGCGCGCCGAGGACGCTGGACATCTTCGTCAACACGGCCGAGATGGACGCGGCAACCGACACCCTTCAGCTGTGGCTCGTAACGGGCTGCGGCGAAGAGGTGGAAGGTCCGTTGCTGATCAAGTAAAAACAAGTCCGGCCAAGCCCGGACACAACACGAAAAAACGCCTTCCGGTCAGTCTGGAAGGCGTTTGAAATTTTAATTTTTTTTTATTTAAGCAATTTCAAAAATTCCTTTTCATCAATAATCTTCACTCCCAACTTCTTCGCCTTACCGAATTTCGATCCCGGCTCAGCTCCGGCCACGACCAAATCAGTTTCCTTGGACACCGAACCCGAAACATTGCCGCCCAAGCTTTTGACTTTTTCTTTGGCCTGATCGCGAGACATGGATTCCATGCTGCCGGTCAAAACAATGGTTTTTCCGGTCAAGGCTGATTTTTTCAATTTGACCGGCGGAATCAATTCCACTCCCCTGTCTTTAAGCTCGAGCAATTCTCTTATTTCACTCTGCTCGTGGAAAAAGCCATAAACGCTTTGAGCCACTTTTTCCCCGATCCCTTCAATGTCTTCCAATTCCTTGACTTTTTTTGAGGATATTTTTTTAATCAAATTTGAAATTTCTTTTTCCGGAAAACTTCTCGCCAATTCCTCGGCCATTTCTTCTCCCACAAAACGAATGCCGAGCGAGAATAAAAACTTGTGCTCCGGAACTTTTTTGCTTTTTTGAATGGCTTCCACCAGTTTTTCGGAAGACTTTTCCGCGAATCTTTCCAGCGGCTGCAAATCGCCGATTGTCAATTCGAAAAAATCCGCGGCCGAGCTGATCAAGCCTTCATTCATCAATTGCTCGATTATTTTCGGACCCAAGCCGCGAATGTCAAAACCTTTGCGGGAAACGAAATGAACCAAGCTCTCGAATTCTCTGGCAAAGCATTTATCATTGGCGCAATATGTGGCGGCCTCGCCTTGTCTTCGCTCCACTTTCGAGCCGCAAATCGGACATTTTTTCGGCATGCTGAATTTTTTCTCGCGACCCGTTCTCATTTTCGGCAATGATTGAACCACTTCGGGAATGACGTCCCCGGCTTTGTGCACGATAACGGTGTCGCCGATTCGAATATCTTTTTCATTGATAAAATCCTCATTGTGCAAAGTGGCGCGACTGACCGTGGAGCCGGCCAATTTCACGGGTCGAAGATGCGCGACCGGAGTCAACGCGCCGGTTCTGCCGACTTGCACTTCTATTTTTTCAACAATGGTCGTGGCTTCCGCGGCCGGGAATTTATAAGCGATTGCCCAACGCGCCAGCTTCGCGGTTCTGCCGAGTTTTTCCTGCCAGTCGATTCGATCCACTTTGGCCACAATGCCGTCAATGTCATACGGCAATTTCTCCCGCATCTTGTGAACCTTTTCCGCGAACTTGATCACTTCCGAAATATTTTTGCAAAAAACATGATTTTCATTAACCTTAAATCCCAATTTTTTCATGTAATCCAAAGTTTTCATTTGCGTCTGTTGCTTTTGACCTTGAATTAAAGAATAAATAAAAACATCAAGATCTCTTTCCGCCGCCACTTTGGGATCAAGCTGCCGAACCGTGCCAGCCGCCGCGTTTCGCGGATTGGCAAATTCTTCCTTGCCGGCTTTTTTCAATTTGGCGTTTATTTTTTCAAATGACTTATCGGGCAAATAAACTTCTCCGCCGACTTCAATATCCACGGGCTCATTTAATTTTAACGGCAAACTCTTTATGGTTCTGACTGTGTGGCTGACATCTTCGCCGTAAACCGCGTCGCCTCGCGTCACTCCCCTTTCAAAAATTCCTTTTTTATAATGAAACGACATGTTTAAACCGTCGATTTTCAACTCGCAAGCGTAACTGAGCTCTTGGCCAGCGGATAAATTCAAAAACTTTCTGACTCTTTTATCAAAATCATGCAGCTCTTCAAAAGAAAAAACATCGTCAAACGAATATTTTTTGACTTGATGTTTGATCTTTTTGAATTGAGGCAAAACTCTGCCGCCCACTCTTTGCGTCGGCGAATCGGGCGTGACAAATTCCGGATACTGTTTTTCCAATCTTTCCAATTCGTCTTTTAGCGTGTCGCGCGCCGCGTCAGAGACGATCGGCCGATCCAAAACATAATACGCGTAGTCGATCTCGCGCATTTGCTTTTTTATTTTTTCAATTCTTTCTTTGGCTTGTTGTTTCTCCATAATAACGCTGTCATCTCGACCGGAGTGGAGAGATCCCTTTTTGTAATCCTTTTGGAATAGATTTCTCCGCTTCCCGCGCCGCTCGCCGGCGGCACGGTACGGTCGAAATGACAAATAACTCTTTAGTGATTACTTCGAAGCTAAAATCTCAACCATCTTCACCAAATGATAACTATAGGCGTATTCATTGTCATACCACGCCATGATCTTCACCAAATCGCCGTCGACGACTTTCGTAAAATTCAAATCGACAATGGCCGAATAAATCGTGCCCACGATATCCGAAGACACCAAAGCCTCTTTTGACACGCCCAAAACTTCCCTATAACGCGCGGTCTTGGCCGCGTCCATGAAAGCTTTATTGACCGCGGCCACGGTCGTTTTCTTTTTGGTCACAATGGTAAAATCCGACAACGAACCGCAAGACAGCGGAACCCGAACCGCCACCGCGTCGAATTTGTCTTTCAGCCCGGGCAAGGTTTTGACAGTGGCCAAAGCCGCGCCCGTGGAAGTGGGAGACATATTCATAGCGGCCGCGCGGCCGCGTCTAAAGTCCTTGGGATCCGGGCCATCAACCAATTTTTGCGTGGCCGTGTACGCGTGGATGGTGGTCATTAAAGCTTTTTTAATGCCGAATTTGGCTTGCATGATCGCCATGATCGGAGAAACGCAATTGGTGGTGCAGGACGCGTTGGAGATAACGACATCTTTTTTGGAAATCTTATTTTCATTGGCGCCGGCCACGAAAGTCTTTAAATCGGCCGACTTGGTCGGCGCGGAAATTATGACTTTTTTGGCGCCGGCTTTTATATGCTTGAAAGCGCCGTCTTTGTCCGTAAAAAATCCCGTGCATTCCAAAACCACGTCAACGCCCAGTTTTTCCCAAGGCAGTTTGGCCGGATCCTTTTCCGCGAATGTTTGAACTTTAACATCATCGATTTTCAAAAAATCTTTGCCCGCG
The genomic region above belongs to Candidatus Bipolaricaulota bacterium and contains:
- the ligA gene encoding NAD-dependent DNA ligase LigA; this translates as MEKQQAKERIEKIKKQMREIDYAYYVLDRPIVSDAARDTLKDELERLEKQYPEFVTPDSPTQRVGGRVLPQFKKIKHQVKKYSFDDVFSFEELHDFDKRVRKFLNLSAGQELSYACELKIDGLNMSFHYKKGIFERGVTRGDAVYGEDVSHTVRTIKSLPLKLNEPVDIEVGGEVYLPDKSFEKINAKLKKAGKEEFANPRNAAAGTVRQLDPKVAAERDLDVFIYSLIQGQKQQTQMKTLDYMKKLGFKVNENHVFCKNISEVIKFAEKVHKMREKLPYDIDGIVAKVDRIDWQEKLGRTAKLARWAIAYKFPAAEATTIVEKIEVQVGRTGALTPVAHLRPVKLAGSTVSRATLHNEDFINEKDIRIGDTVIVHKAGDVIPEVVQSLPKMRTGREKKFSMPKKCPICGSKVERRQGEAATYCANDKCFAREFESLVHFVSRKGFDIRGLGPKIIEQLMNEGLISSAADFFELTIGDLQPLERFAEKSSEKLVEAIQKSKKVPEHKFLFSLGIRFVGEEMAEELARSFPEKEISNLIKKISSKKVKELEDIEGIGEKVAQSVYGFFHEQSEIRELLELKDRGVELIPPVKLKKSALTGKTIVLTGSMESMSRDQAKEKVKSLGGNVSGSVSKETDLVVAGAEPGSKFGKAKKLGVKIIDEKEFLKLLK
- the gap gene encoding type I glyceraldehyde-3-phosphate dehydrogenase — encoded protein: MPIKIAINGFGRIGRAAFKVALENKKIKVVAINDLVDPENLAYLLKYDTVYGRYDRQVFAGKDFLKIDDVKVQTFAEKDPAKLPWEKLGVDVVLECTGFFTDKDGAFKHIKAGAKKVIISAPTKSADLKTFVAGANENKISKKDVVISNASCTTNCVSPIMAIMQAKFGIKKALMTTIHAYTATQKLVDGPDPKDFRRGRAAAMNMSPTSTGAALATVKTLPGLKDKFDAVAVRVPLSCGSLSDFTIVTKKKTTVAAVNKAFMDAAKTARYREVLGVSKEALVSSDIVGTIYSAIVDLNFTKVVDGDLVKIMAWYDNEYAYSYHLVKMVEILASK